Part of the candidate division WOR-3 bacterium genome is shown below.
ACCTAAATTTTTAATTTTTTTAGAAAAACCTGTTAAAATTTCAGTTTCTGAATAATTTTTTAAACTCTTTTGAAATATGCTTAAAAATAAAAATCTTTTAAAGCTAAAAGAAGTATTAATTTCATTCCATTCAATTATTTCGTATGGTTTTCTATAATCTAAATAAAATAAAAAATTTTTATTAAAAAAGGGTAAGAGGGAGGGGTAAAGGGAAGAGGAGGAAAAAAAGTTTAAATCAGAAGAACCTGTTAATCTTGAAAAGGAGGAAGGTTTAAAATTGAATAGATTAATAAAAATTAAAAAAAAGATTTTCATTCTACTACCTTTATTACCTCTTTTTTTCTCAATTTTCCCTTCACTTCAAGTAAGAGAATATAGATACCGGGCTTATTAATATTAAAACTTATTTCCCTTTTTTCGTTTTTAAGAAGTGTTCCTTCAAATATTTTCTTAAAAAGTTTTCCATCTTCTGTTATTAAGGATATGTTTATGTTTGAATTTTCGGAAAGTGAAAAAGTCAAATTAACACTTTCATTTATAAAAGTAAGGTTTTTATCAATTTTAAATTCTTTTAATTCAAGTTTTTCAAAAGGAGATTCTACGATTTCAGAGTTCTGAATAGGGAAAATATTTGAATCAGGTTTTTTATCAAGATTTTTATCCAGGTTTACTTTTAAAAATTTTCTTACATATTCAGGAGGTATACCATCCACATCAATGTTATCAGGTGATATATCACCAGAACCTGAATGGTCTCCTCCTGCTATGCATAAGAAAATTTTCAAATTTGAACCTGTATTAAAGCCATTTTCAAAAATTAAGGAAAAGGGAATTTTTGCCTCAATATAGCTTTTTTCACCCGATTTCCCTCTATTATAAATTTCAGTATAACTTGAAAGGTCTGAGGTTGAACCAGAGGGGCTTATTTTACGGAATCCACCCTTTGATAAATCAGCATCCCAGAGAGCAAGTATGTAATTTGCTTCAATTCCATATAATTTTAAATTTCTTGGATACCAGTTTAAAATATCAAGGTCAGAGACACCCTTTTGTCCTGTGTCAAAAATTATTAAAAGGGCATTGTTTTTTACAATATACTCTGCACCAATATATAGATTATTTTTATCCCATGTTAGAAAAAAATCAGTAATTTCATTTTGAATTCCCCAGAAGCTGTCTCCATATCTATCAGAAAGAACCTTTTCGTCCTCAGAAAAATCTTTTAAATCTCCATCAACTTTTATTGTTTTGTATGTAATGTTTATTAAAAAAATTAAAAAAATCATTTAATTACTTTTAAGATTCTCTCCTGTAAATTTTTTATTGTTTCTTCAATATCCCTTTCTCCTTTTAAAAAAAGAGAAACTTCCTGAATATATATTCTTTCTACTTCAGGGTATTCAGCAATCTGGGGTCTTGGTTTTGTTTTTTCAATTGCCTCTATTAGTATTTTCATAAATTTATTTTTTTCAAAATTAATGTAATCAATAGCTTTTTTATTTACTGGAATCTGCCCTAAGGTATTTGCCCATTTTGCCTGCACTTCAGATGATATTATGTATTTTAAAAATTTCATTGCTTTTTCACTATTTTTTGTATTTTTAAATATCACCATCTGTGTTCCCCCAAGTGAAGTAAATGAGCCTGCTTCACCTTCTGGAATAAGAGAGATTCCAAAGGGGAATTTAATTTTTTGTAAATCTTTTATTTTCCATGGACCTGAAAAAATCATAGCATATTTTTCATTTATAAATCCCATATCAGGATTTATAGCACCTTCAAGAAATGCCCCACCTTCTATTTTGTATTTAAGATATAAATCTCTTTTAAAAACGAGAGCTTTTTTAAATTTTTCATCTAAAAATTGCGGATTTCCCTTTTCATCAAAAACTTCTGAGCCAAAGGTATAAAAGAAAGGTAAATCCCACCATAAAGTATTTCTCATTCCAAAACCAAAAATTTCTTTTTTTTCATCAGTTAATTTTTTTGCATAAATTAAAAATTCTTCCCAGTTAGAAGGAGGTTTTAAAGTATCAAGTCCTTTTTCTTTAAATAATTTTTTGTTATAGAAAAGTAATATGCATGTTACTTGGTCAGGGATTCCGTAAAGTTTACCCTCATAATAAGAAGATTTTAGGGGAGCTTCATAAATATCCTTTAAAATATCTTTAAAATAAGAGGTATCAAGGGGAAATAGAATTCCTTTTTTGGCAAGTAAATAGACCTGTGCTATATCAAGTCTTGCAATATCCGGATTCTGTCCACTTATAACTGATGTTAATATTTTTTCAAACATTCCTTCAAAGGGAACTCTCTGGACTAAAATTTTAATATTTTCTTTTTCTTCAAATTCTTTAACTATTTCATTGAAGACTTTAAATTCTTCATCGTTATAGGATACCCATATTGATAATTCTTTTCTTTCAACCCTTTTACACATTAAAAAGAAAAATGTGAATAAAAAAATTAATGTTAAATTTTTTTTCATTTTTTTATTATAAGATAATTTATTTTTTATAATAAAAGCATGATTTCTGAAATTATAAAAAAAATTAAAAAAAGGGATTTAAAAATTGGTATAATAGGACTTGGTTATGTGGGACTCCCTCTTGCTGAACTTTTTTTAAAAAAAGGTTTTAAAGTTTTAGGATTTGATATATCTGAAGTAAAAATTAAAAATTTTAAAAAGGGTATATTCGGAATTGAGGATATAAATGAAGAATTTTTAAAGGAAAAAATTAATAGCAGTGAGTTTAATGTGAGTTATGATGAAAGAATAATAAAGGAAATGGATGCAATTTTTATATGTGTTCCAACTCCTGTTACAAAGGAAAGGGTCCCTGATCTTTCTTTTGTTTTAAATGCAGCAAATTCTGTTAAGAGAAATATAAAAAAGGGAGATATTATAGTTCTTAAATCAACTACTTTTCCTGAAACCACTGAAAAAATTTTATTGCCTATTTTTGAAGAAGATAATTTTAAAGTAGGAAGGGATTTTTATTTAGGTTATGTTCCTGAAAGGGTAAATCCTGGTGATAAAGAATTTACAATTGATAAAATTCCTGTTGTAACAAGCGGTGTTACAAAAAATTGTTTAAAGGTTATAAATGAGATTTATAAGGAAATAGTCCCTATGGTATTTCCTGTTTCTTCACCAAAAGTTGCTGAGATGGCAAAAATTTATGAAAACATGTTCAGGAATGTTAATATAGCCCTTTCAAATCAGATGGCTATTTTATGTGACAGAATGGGGATTGATGTATGGGAGGTGATAGAAGCAGCAAAGACAAAGCCTTTTGGTTTTATGCCCTTTTATCCAGGTCCTGGTGTTGGTGGTCATTGTATTCCTGTTGACCCTTATTATTTATCCTTTAAAGCAAAGGAATATGATATGGAGATTGATTTTATAACCCTTGCCGCAAAGGTTAATGATGATATGCCCTATTATGTAGTGGATAGAATTTTAAAAATTTTAAACAGGGAGAAAATACTTCCATCAGAATCAAAGGTGCTTATCTTTGGTGTTGCTTTTAAAAGGGATATATCTGATGTAAGAAATTCGCCCGCTATAAAAATTATTTCTATTTTAAAGGATATGGTAAAGAAAGTTGATTATATTGACCCTTATGTCCCTGAGATAAAAGAATTTAATAAAAAAAGTTTAAATTATAAAAAGAATATTTTAAAGAAATATGATTTAGTAATTATTTTAACTAACCATTCTATTTTCCCTTATGAGGAGATACTTGAAAATTCAAAATTGATATTTGATACAAGAGGGGTCTATAGAATAAAAAATAAGAAAATTTATAAACTTGGAGGAGGTAATTAGGCTAATTAAAAAATGTGACTTAAATCACTTGACAGATTCTACAAATAGATATATAACAATAGCAAGGTTCAAATCCTTTAAAACTCTTAAAATAAAAATGGATAAATTAATTTTCTTCATCTCAATAACCTGGGCATATGCCCTTGAAGGAATAAATCCAAACCAGTTGTCTTCTCAAAATGTTAAATCTTGGATAAATGATTATATTGGATTTGAAAAGAATTTCGGACAGGTAAAAGATTTTGAAGGAAAACCTGTAAAGGATGTTCTTATAAGGGCAAAACTTCCAAACTTTGGTATTTTCATAACAAGGAAAGGAGTATCTTATGTTATATACTCATATATAGGAAAGAAAAATTTTGATAAAAGGAATAGATTACTTCATCCAGAGGAAAACAAAAGTGAAGTTTCCTATGCAAGGATTGATGTTGACCTTATAGATGCAAATATAAAAGAGGAGAATATAGATTTTGAAGACCCTTTACCTGGATATACAAACTATTATCTTCCATCATGTCCAGATGGAGTTCTTGGAGTTATAACTTATAGAAAGGTGAGGATAAGGGAAATTTATCCAGGTATTGATTGGGTATGGAGATATGAGGATGGTAAAGTTCATCATCAGTTTGAGTTAAAGCCCTTTGCTGATATATCAAGGATAAGGATGGATATAAAGTATGCAGATGTTGAGATTAAAGATGGTAAGAAACTTATACTTAAAACTCCTATTTCTCAAATAGAGGATGGTGAAATTCTTGCGTATCAAGCTTCAAAAGAGGCAAAAGTTCTTTATGATTTTAAGGAAGGTTATATTACCTTTACTGCAAATTATTCAAGGGAAAATACTTTAATAATAGATCCACCACTTGCACTTTTATGGGCTACTTATTATGGAGGAAGTGATTGGGATGAAGGCTGGTCAATTGCAACGGATGTAGGTGGTAATGTTGTTCTAACAGGAGTAACTCATTCAGCTGATTTTCCAACATATAATCCAGGTGGAAATACTTATTATCAAGGAACAATAGCAGGATATGATGATGCATTCATATTAAAATTCAACAATTCCGGAGTAAGAATCTGGGCTACTTATTATGGTGGAAGTGATTACGAGTTTAGCTTTTCAATTACAACAGATCCAAATGCTAATATTTTTGTAACTGGACGCACAAGGTCAACTGATTTTCCAACATATAATCCAGGTGGAAATGCTTATTATCAGGGAACAATTGCAGGAGGTAGTGATATATTCATTTTAAAATTTGACATTTCCGGGGAAAGAGAATGGGCAACTTATTATGGAGGAAGTTCGTATGAAAGTGGTTATTCAATTACAACAGATGCAGATGCCAATGTTTTTTTAACCGGAGAGACTTCTTCAACTAATTTTCCCACTTATGATCCGGGTGGAAATGCTTATTATCAGGGAACATATGGTGGAGAATGGGCTGATGCCTTCATTTTAAAATTTGATAATTTTGGTGTTAGAAAATGGGCTACTTATTATGGTGGAGATTCTGCAGATGTTGGCATATCAATTACAACGGATGCAAGCGGTAATGTTTTTTTAACAGGAGGAACTCGTTCAGCTAATTTTCCTCTACAGGACCCAGGTGGAGGTGCATATTATCAGGGAACAAAGGCTGGATATAGTGATGTATTCATTTTAAAATTTGACAATTCAGGTGTAAGGAAATGGGCTACTTATTATGGAGGAAATTATAGAGAAGGTGGCTATTCAATTACAACAGATGTAAGTGGTAATGTTTTCTTAACAGGAAGGACTGAATCAACTAATTTTCCTACACAGGACCCAGGTGGAGGTGCTTATTATCAAACAAACGCAGGAGGAGATGATCCATTCATTTTAAAATTTGATAATTCAGGAGTAAGGCTATGGGCTACTTATTATGGAGGAAATGATAATGATGAGGGCACATCAATTACAACAGATGCAAGTGGTAATGTTTTCTTAACAGGAATAACTTGTTCAATTGATTTTCCTACATATAATCCGGGTGGTTATGCTTATTATCAGGGATATGTCGGAGCTTGTGAGGCATTTATTTTAGAATTTAACAATTCAGGTGTAAGAAAATGGGCTACTTATTATGGAGGAAGTGATGGTGAGTGGGGGGTCTCAATTGCAACAGATGTAAGTGGTAATATTTTTGTAACAGGAATTACTTCTTCAAATGATTTTCCAACATTTTATCCGGGTGGAAATACTTATTATCAGGTAGTATATGCAGGAAATGGTGATGCATTTATTTTAAAATTTGAAAGCAGTATTTCAGTTAAGGAAAATTTAAATTCTTTTAAGGAAAAAAATAATCTTTATGTATTAAGGAACTCAAAATCCCTTGTTTTAGTTTTTGATATAAAAAATCCCTCTGAAATAGAATTAGATTTCTATAACATAAATGGTTCATTAATTGAAAAGAGAGATTATGGGTATTTTGAGAAAGGGATGCAGAGGCTTGAAATAAACTTATCTGGAATTAATAAGAACACCTATTTTATAAAGGTTAAGATGGGAAAATATACGGAAACTATAAAGGTTTTAAATGTTGAATAAAAGATAATAGAAAATTTTATGTAAGAGTTTGTTTTTCATTAAAAATAGCAACTTTTATAGTCCAAAATTTTTAATTATTTCGGCAAGTTCAGGATTTTTCTTTATTTATTTACAAATAAGTCTTGGGTGCTGTTTTTCTATCCCATATTGCAAATCCTATTGTAAAAGCTACAATCCCTGCAAAAGCAGCAACAATCCCAATAAAAATATGAATAATTTTATAAAATCTTCTTTCAATTTGATAAAATTTTTTTAGTATATTCCTTGAAAAATCACATAGTTATACAGGTATTTACAGGGTTCTAATTAAATTTTAAGAGTCAGATTAAGCCTATTCTCCTAAGATTTTTACAACAACTCTTTTTCTTCTCTGCCCATCAAATTCAGCATAAAAAATTCTCTGCCATGGACCTAAATCAAGTTTTCCATCTGTAACGGGAACTATAACTTGGTGATGCATTAAGAGAGATTTTAAATGAGCATCAGCATTATCTTCACCTGTTAAGTGATGTTTATAATCTTTTTTATAGGGAGCCAATTTCTCAAGCCAATCTATTATATCCTCCATTATCCCTGATTCATAATCATTAACAAATACAGAAGCCGTAACATGCATTGCTGATATAAGACAAAATCCCTCTTTGATTCCGCTTTTTTTTACAATTTCCTCTATTTTATCAGTAATATGAACAAGTTCTTTTTTCTTCTTTGTATTAAACCATATATACTCTGTATAGGATTTCATCAATTGAAATTATATTTTTAAATTTGATTTTAAAACAAATTTTTTTTATAATTTTTTAAAAGGAGAGTTAAAATGGGTCTAATAAAGTTTTTAATAATTTTTCATACTATAACTGTAGATGGAAATATAACAGACTGGATAGGAACTCCTCCGTTAAAAATTCATGATTATACATTTTCTAATGGTGAATTTATTTATAAGGGAGATTTAAATGATTATAGAACAGACCTTGGAAATACTTTATATCTTGATTTAACAGAATTTAGATTAACATGTGATAATAACTGGATGTATTTTTTAATAAAATTTCAGGATATTGGACCATCAGATAAGGATTCAATACATGTTGAAATTTCTCTTGGAAATCCTGCTGATCCAACATCCTATAACTGGATAGGAGATGATGCTCAACTTGGTCTTTCAAACAGGGCACTTGCAGATAGAATAATAGCTTTTCATTCTACCTCGGAAGGTAATTTTGATATTGAACTATGGGATGGTGGTATATGGTATTCACCACCTACTTCAGGATATCTTGCTGTTATTAGTGATGTTAATGATTGTATTGAGGCAAGAATTTCTTTAAATGATATTGCAGATGGCTCATTACATTTACCTTCTGCTATTAGAATAACTCTTGTTACTTTTAAAAATGTTGTAGGATGGAATAATGATATTGATGCTACACAGGATATAGGTGGTTTTTTAATAAATGATGCAATTGATGTTATGGGAGGAAAAGTAAGTATAAATGAAAATGCCTGGTTTAGAGATTTAAATGATAATAAAGTAGATAAATTCTTTGATATACTTTTAAATAAAATTGGTAATGCAATAGAATTTACAAGGAAAATTGATGGAGACTTTTCAGATTGGATAGGTTCTTTACCTTCAAATATTCATGAAACAGTTATTTCAAAAAATGAGTGGATTTATAGAGGTGATACAAGTGATATGAGGCAAGATCCTGCAGGTGAGGATAGGTATTATGACTTAACTGAATTAAGATTAACTTGTGATTCTGTAAATCTTTATATACTTGCAAAATTTTATAAAATGATTTTTGAAGAAACTCAAATTGCTATTTCTCTTGATATTGATTCCAATTCCTATGATGATAAATTAATTCAAAATGGAGATGACACAGGGACACTTTTAGGATCCAATGTTCAATATTCAGAAAGGGAAATTCTTTTAACTGCTGATTCAGTAAATCATTCAGAAATCTTTCTTTTTGCTGATGATGGCTTTTTGTGGTATAACCCTGTATCACCTTATAAAATTGTAATAGACCCTTTTAATAAAACTCTTGAGGCAAGAATTGAGCTTGTTGATTTAAATTTAAATCCACAAAGCAGAATGATTATTTCAGCAGCCACTTATGATGCAAATGTTCAAGGTATTGGAAATTCACCAAACGGATCCGATGACCCAAATACTCCGATTGAAGAAGGTGATATGAGTGTAGATTATAATGTTTGTGATGCTATTGATGTAGTGGGGGGTAATGTAGGACAAAGGCAAAGTTCATGGGATAGAGATTTATCTGATGGAGATATAGATTTTTATTATGTTATCAGAATACAAAATATAATTCAACCTTTGGGGACAGAAGATGAATTTTTATATGTTGAGAATTTAAAAGATGGAATTTTGATAAAATACAGTTTATCTACTGGTTCAGAGATTAAAATACTTAGAAAAGACAGAAATTCAGATTTTAAAGAAATTTTTAGAACCAATATTAAAAGGGGAAGTTATTTTGATAGAAATGTAGTAAAAGGAGTTGAATATACTTATATATTGAAATCAGAAGAAAAGATTTTGGGGCCAATAAAGATTAAATATGAAGGGAGGATTGATAATGTAAAGGTTTATAATTTTAATTCTTTGTATCTAAGTTCATTAATAGAATTTAAAGTGATAGATTTAAGTGGAAGAGAAAGATTACTGAAAGGAAAGGGGATGGTAAGATTCCCAAATTTTAAAAAGGGTGTTTATTTTATAAGAGCAGATAATAGCACATATAAAATTTTAAAAATAAAATGAAAAGATTTTTTCCTTTTATTTTCATAATCCCCTTTTTAATTGTTTTTACTCTTTTTCTTTTTTTACCTCTTTTTTTTTCTCTTTACATAAGTTTTTGTAAAATAGAAAACTATTATAACATTTTTGAATCTTTAAAATTTGTTGGATTGAACAATTTTTTAAAAATTTTAAAAGACCCTGAAATTATATGGTCAATTATTGCAAGTTTTATTTATGGAATTTTATATGTCCCACTTTTAGTTATTATTTCATTATTTCTTGCAAATCTTTTAAATAATCCTTTACTTAAACTTAAAAGATTTTTTAGAACAATTTACTTTTTTCCTTTTTTACTTGATACCTTTGTTGTTGGTATTGTTTTAACTTTGATTTTTGCTTTCCCTTATGGTTTTATTTATAAAATTCTTTCCTATTTAAAACTTACAAGTTTTTTTAAAAAGGGATTTTTACAAGACCCTTATCTTGTTTTTTTAACTGTTTCAATTTCAATGGCTATAAAAAATTCAGGTTTTGGAATGCTTTTATTCCTTGCAGGAATGCAGTCAATACCAGAATCTATATATGAGGCTGCAAGAATTGATGGAGCAAATTCCATTCAGATTTTTAAAAAAATTACCTTTCCCCTTATAAAGCCAATTGTTTATTTTGTGGCTTTTTTTGGATTTATAGGAGCTTTTTCTGCCTTTTCAGAGTTTTATTCAATGACAGGAGGTGGTCCGCAGATTAATATTTTAAATTACACTTTAAGTGAAACAAGTGTTTCAGGTTTAGTTCTTTATAGATTTGCTTCTCAACTTAAGTTACCTGAAGCAGCCAGTTTTTCCTTTGTTCTTTTTATTCTCTTTTTAATTATATATTTTTCAACAAAAAAGTATAAGGAAGTATGAGAAGATATATATTGCTTTTTCTTTTTTCAATTCTTTATATTTTTCCCTTTTATTATATGATTCTTGTTGCTTTAAGACCTGAGGTTCTTTCATTTTCTATGAACATTTTACCTAAGAATTTAACCTTGGAAAATTTTGAAAGGATCTTCAAGTATCATTCTTTTGGGAGATATTTTTTAAACAGTTTAATTGTTTCTTTTTCAGGAGCCTTTTTTTCAACTCTTTTCGCCTTTTTGTGTGCTTATGCTTTTGCCAAGGAGGATTTTCCCTTAAAGAATTTTCTTTATAACATATTTGTTTCCACTCTTTTAGTTCCAGGTATTCTTTTTATGATTCCTCAATTTTTAATTGTTGTTTATTTAGGATGGCTAAATACCTTCTGGGGGCTTGTTGTTCCTCATCTTGCCAATGTTTTTGGTTTTATCTTTTTAACTGAATACATAAAAAAAATTCCCGATGATTTAATACATTCTGCTTTGATTGATGGTGCTTCAAAATTTTTGATTATTTTTAAAATTATTTTCCCCCTTTCTTTACCTATGCTATTAACAATTTTCTTATTATCCTTTCAATTTCACTGGAATAATTTCCTGTGGCAACTTCTTGTAACGACAAAGAGTAGTATGTTTACAATTCCTGTCGGTCTTGCCAGCTTAAGTTCTATGTATCAGGAATATTATGGTGCAAAAATGTCAGGGGCAACTCTTTCAATATTACCGATTGTTATTTTATTTTTAATCTTTCAGAGATATTTTATTCAGGGTATAATAAGGGGAGGATTAAAATTTTAAACTATTCTTCAAACCAATCCTTGAATAAATCTTTTAATTTTTCTTTTAATTTGATTTTATAACCTTTTTCTCTTTTTCCTATTTTTACCTTAACAGTTTTGATTTCATCATTTCTTTTTATTTCCATTTTTACTTCACTTCCTGGTGTTGTATTTTTTACATCATCAACAAAATCCTTTAAATCCTTATATTCATTTCCAGCGTAACTTAAAATAATATCACCTTCATTTAATCCAGCTTTCTCTGCAGGTGAGTCTTTAAGAATTCTTTTAATATAAATTCCTTCCTTTTCTTTATAATCTATCAAGACTCCAAGGAAACCTTCATAAATTTTACCTTTTTCCTTTATAAGATTAACTCTTTTTAAGATATGGTCATAGGTGTAACCTATTGTTTTATAAGGAAATTCAGAAAGTTTTGATTCAGGATAAAGGATAAATGGATGTTTTTCTTTTAATTCTTCAATATCTATACTTTCAAAAATCTCAAAAGAAACTCTTTTTCCTCTCAAAATTCCAACTATTTTTCCTTCTGTATTTAAAATTGGAGCTCCAGAAAAAGAAGGTGGAACATTACCTTCTATGAAGATTTTTCCTTTTTTTTCGTCGTATACAGTGAGTAGTAAGAAATTTCCTTTTCCCTTTATAGAGAAAGAAATTAGAAGTTTCGGAAAATTATGCTCGAATTTTGAGAATTCTGGAACTTTCAGATTTTCCTCAGTTTTTATAAGGGCAATATGAGTTGCTTCATCCCATCCCTCAATTTCTCCTTTATATTCCTTTCCCTCTATATCGTAAAAATATATATTTTCACCTTCTTCTACTTCTGGTAAAATTGTAATTATTCTATTTTTTTCAAAAGAAAATCCTGTGCTCCAGAGGTTTTTAAATTTTAATTCAAAGATTGAAGGTGAAACCTTTTTATAGAATTCAATTATTTCATCTTCAATTTTTTTAAGATTCTGTGAGTTTAAAAGATTTATGAAAATTAAAGTTAAAGTGATTTTTTTCAAGGCAAAATCTCCTCGTAGGAAACTTCGTAAATTGTGTCAGTATAATAAATTTTCACCGGTTCAATTTCCCTTTTATTTATTATGTTTTCCTTGATAGGTTTTTTTACAATACTTTTAACTTTACCTATTTCAAATATCTTACTTTCAAATATTATTCCGAGAATTATTAAAATAATAAGGGCAAAAGTAAGGGCTAATCTCAAATAATTTCTTTTTTCCCTTTTTATCTCATATGGAAATCTATTTTTCAGGGAGAAAGT
Proteins encoded:
- a CDS encoding extracellular solute-binding protein translates to MCKRVERKELSIWVSYNDEEFKVFNEIVKEFEEKENIKILVQRVPFEGMFEKILTSVISGQNPDIARLDIAQVYLLAKKGILFPLDTSYFKDILKDIYEAPLKSSYYEGKLYGIPDQVTCILLFYNKKLFKEKGLDTLKPPSNWEEFLIYAKKLTDEKKEIFGFGMRNTLWWDLPFFYTFGSEVFDEKGNPQFLDEKFKKALVFKRDLYLKYKIEGGAFLEGAINPDMGFINEKYAMIFSGPWKIKDLQKIKFPFGISLIPEGEAGSFTSLGGTQMVIFKNTKNSEKAMKFLKYIISSEVQAKWANTLGQIPVNKKAIDYINFEKNKFMKILIEAIEKTKPRPQIAEYPEVERIYIQEVSLFLKGERDIEETIKNLQERILKVIK
- a CDS encoding nucleotide sugar dehydrogenase, producing the protein MISEIIKKIKKRDLKIGIIGLGYVGLPLAELFLKKGFKVLGFDISEVKIKNFKKGIFGIEDINEEFLKEKINSSEFNVSYDERIIKEMDAIFICVPTPVTKERVPDLSFVLNAANSVKRNIKKGDIIVLKSTTFPETTEKILLPIFEEDNFKVGRDFYLGYVPERVNPGDKEFTIDKIPVVTSGVTKNCLKVINEIYKEIVPMVFPVSSPKVAEMAKIYENMFRNVNIALSNQMAILCDRMGIDVWEVIEAAKTKPFGFMPFYPGPGVGGHCIPVDPYYLSFKAKEYDMEIDFITLAAKVNDDMPYYVVDRILKILNREKILPSESKVLIFGVAFKRDISDVRNSPAIKIISILKDMVKKVDYIDPYVPEIKEFNKKSLNYKKNILKKYDLVIILTNHSIFPYEEILENSKLIFDTRGVYRIKNKKIYKLGGGN
- a CDS encoding SBBP repeat-containing protein, encoding MDKLIFFISITWAYALEGINPNQLSSQNVKSWINDYIGFEKNFGQVKDFEGKPVKDVLIRAKLPNFGIFITRKGVSYVIYSYIGKKNFDKRNRLLHPEENKSEVSYARIDVDLIDANIKEENIDFEDPLPGYTNYYLPSCPDGVLGVITYRKVRIREIYPGIDWVWRYEDGKVHHQFELKPFADISRIRMDIKYADVEIKDGKKLILKTPISQIEDGEILAYQASKEAKVLYDFKEGYITFTANYSRENTLIIDPPLALLWATYYGGSDWDEGWSIATDVGGNVVLTGVTHSADFPTYNPGGNTYYQGTIAGYDDAFILKFNNSGVRIWATYYGGSDYEFSFSITTDPNANIFVTGRTRSTDFPTYNPGGNAYYQGTIAGGSDIFILKFDISGEREWATYYGGSSYESGYSITTDADANVFLTGETSSTNFPTYDPGGNAYYQGTYGGEWADAFILKFDNFGVRKWATYYGGDSADVGISITTDASGNVFLTGGTRSANFPLQDPGGGAYYQGTKAGYSDVFILKFDNSGVRKWATYYGGNYREGGYSITTDVSGNVFLTGRTESTNFPTQDPGGGAYYQTNAGGDDPFILKFDNSGVRLWATYYGGNDNDEGTSITTDASGNVFLTGITCSIDFPTYNPGGYAYYQGYVGACEAFILEFNNSGVRKWATYYGGSDGEWGVSIATDVSGNIFVTGITSSNDFPTFYPGGNTYYQVVYAGNGDAFILKFESSISVKENLNSFKEKNNLYVLRNSKSLVLVFDIKNPSEIELDFYNINGSLIEKRDYGYFEKGMQRLEINLSGINKNTYFIKVKMGKYTETIKVLNVE
- a CDS encoding secondary thiamine-phosphate synthase enzyme YjbQ, translated to MKSYTEYIWFNTKKKKELVHITDKIEEIVKKSGIKEGFCLISAMHVTASVFVNDYESGIMEDIIDWLEKLAPYKKDYKHHLTGEDNADAHLKSLLMHHQVIVPVTDGKLDLGPWQRIFYAEFDGQRRKRVVVKILGE
- a CDS encoding sugar ABC transporter permease, translated to MKRFFPFIFIIPFLIVFTLFLFLPLFFSLYISFCKIENYYNIFESLKFVGLNNFLKILKDPEIIWSIIASFIYGILYVPLLVIISLFLANLLNNPLLKLKRFFRTIYFFPFLLDTFVVGIVLTLIFAFPYGFIYKILSYLKLTSFFKKGFLQDPYLVFLTVSISMAIKNSGFGMLLFLAGMQSIPESIYEAARIDGANSIQIFKKITFPLIKPIVYFVAFFGFIGAFSAFSEFYSMTGGGPQINILNYTLSETSVSGLVLYRFASQLKLPEAASFSFVLFILFLIIYFSTKKYKEV
- a CDS encoding carbohydrate ABC transporter permease, producing the protein MRRYILLFLFSILYIFPFYYMILVALRPEVLSFSMNILPKNLTLENFERIFKYHSFGRYFLNSLIVSFSGAFFSTLFAFLCAYAFAKEDFPLKNFLYNIFVSTLLVPGILFMIPQFLIVVYLGWLNTFWGLVVPHLANVFGFIFLTEYIKKIPDDLIHSALIDGASKFLIIFKIIFPLSLPMLLTIFLLSFQFHWNNFLWQLLVTTKSSMFTIPVGLASLSSMYQEYYGAKMSGATLSILPIVILFLIFQRYFIQGIIRGGLKF
- a CDS encoding S1C family serine protease, whose product is MKKITLTLIFINLLNSQNLKKIEDEIIEFYKKVSPSIFELKFKNLWSTGFSFEKNRIITILPEVEEGENIYFYDIEGKEYKGEIEGWDEATHIALIKTEENLKVPEFSKFEHNFPKLLISFSIKGKGNFLLLTVYDEKKGKIFIEGNVPPSFSGAPILNTEGKIVGILRGKRVSFEIFESIDIEELKEKHPFILYPESKLSEFPYKTIGYTYDHILKRVNLIKEKGKIYEGFLGVLIDYKEKEGIYIKRILKDSPAEKAGLNEGDIILSYAGNEYKDLKDFVDDVKNTTPGSEVKMEIKRNDEIKTVKVKIGKREKGYKIKLKEKLKDLFKDWFEE
- a CDS encoding zf-HC2 domain-containing protein; its protein translation is MSCKKFLDKISLYIDGYLNSKEKEEVEKHINICESCKKIYEDIMTIKIITFSLKNRFPYEIKREKRNYLRLALTFALIILIILGIIFESKIFEIGKVKSIVKKPIKENIINKREIEPVKIYYTDTIYEVSYEEILP